A part of Miscanthus floridulus cultivar M001 chromosome 6, ASM1932011v1, whole genome shotgun sequence genomic DNA contains:
- the LOC136459456 gene encoding uncharacterized acetyltransferase At3g50280-like, whose protein sequence is MAQMISTMPMLDAAPAASAIMAPKLQAAAACLDAPPSGITVVSRQHVRPDAASAVGDLTLSVSDLPMLSCHYIQKGLFFPAPDLPMPSLVSLLLSSLSRALAVVPALAGRLVTLPDDRIVVHCNDAGVDFLHAVAPGLSLDDFLVPDADVPTKLTKDLFPMDRTVSYEGHRRPLTSFQVTVLGDGAVFIGIVANHAVVDGTSFWQFFNTWAAICRGQSAKLPDFRRNFFGESTAVLRFPSGVGPSVTFDVDAPLRERVFHFSADAIRELKAIANRRPSGGHDAEVYGKMAHDPKNPQLRGEISSFQSLCAQIWLAVTRARKRLSPDATTTFRMAVNCRHRLQPPISPAYFGNAIQSAVTMATVSELARSDLRWAAGKLNESLAAYGDGTIRRAAAAWQAAPRCFTLGNPDGAVITMGSSNRFPMYEGNDFGWGRPLAVRSGRANKFDGKMSVFPGRAGDGSVDIEVCLAPETMAALLRDAEFMQYVSCPCRICCDVPGAVRAGASGGHRPS, encoded by the coding sequence ATGGCTCAGATGATCTCCACCATGCCCATGCTGGACGCCGCCCCGGCCGCGTCCGCCATTATGGCACCCAAACTgcaggccgccgccgcctgcctggACGCGCCGCCCTCGGGCATCACCGTCGTGTCGAGGCAGCACGTTCGCCCGGACGCCGCGTCGGCGGTCGGTGACCTCACGCTGTCCGTCTCCGACCTGCCCATGCTGTCGTGCCACTACATCCAGAAGGGGCTCTTCTTCCCGGCCCCCGACCTGCCCATGCCCTCGCTCGTGTCGCTGCTCCTGTCGTCGCTGTCGCGGGCGCTCGCCGTCGTCCCGGCTCTCGCCGGCCGCCTCGTCACGCTGCCCGACGACCGCATCGTCGTCCACTGCAACGACGCGGGCGTGGACTTCCTCCACGCCGTCGCACCCGGCTTGTCGCTTGACGACTTTCTCGTCCCTGACGCCGACGTGCCGACCAAGCTGACAAAGGACCTGTTCCCCATGGACCGGACCGTGAGCTACGAAGGCCACCGTCGCCCGCTCACGTCGTTCCAGGTCACTGTGCTCGGTGACGGCGCCGTCTTTATCGGCATCGTCGCCAACCACGCCGTCGTGGACGGCACCTCCTTTTGGCAATTCTTCAACACCTGGGCGGCCATCTGCCGCGGCCAGTCGGCCAAGCTGCCGGACTTCCGCCGAAACTTCTTTGGCGAGTCCACTGCCGTCCTCCGCTTCCCCAGCGGCGTCGGCCCGTCGGTGACCTTCGACGTGGACGCGCCTCTCCGTGAGCGCGTCTTTCACTTCAGCGCTGACGCGATTCGCGAGCTGAAAGCAATAGCCAACCGTCGTCCGAGCGGTGGCCATGACGCCGAGGTTTACGGCAAGATGGCGCATGACCCCAAGAATCCCCAATTGCGTGGGGAGATCTCGTCGTTCCAGTCGCTGTGCGCGCAGATATGGCTCGCGGTGACGCGTGCCCGCAAACGCCTGTCGCCCGACGCGACGACGACGTTCCGAATGGCGGTGAACTGCCGGCACCGGCTGCAGCCGCCCATCTCCCCTGCCTACTTTGGCAACGCCATCCAGAGCGCTGTGACGATGGCGACGGTGTCGGAGCTGGCTCGCAGCGATCTAAGGTGGGCCGCGGGCAAGCTGAACGAGAGCCTCGCGGCGTACGGCGACGGCACGAtccggcgcgcggcggcggcgtggcaggCCGCACCCCGGTGCTTCACGCTGGGCAACCCCGACGGCGCGGTGATCACGATGGGGAGCTCGAACCGGTTCCCGATGTACGAGGGCAACGACTTCGGGTGGGGACGGCCCCTCGCGGTGCGGAGCGGGCGCGCCAACAAGTTCGACGGCAAGATGTCGGTGTTCCCGGGACGCGCCGGGGACGGCAGCGTGGACATCGAGGTGTGCCTGGCCCCGGAGACCATGGCAGCGCTGCTCCGCGACGCCGAGTTCATGCAGTACGTGTCGTGCCCGTGTCGCATCTGTTGTGATGTACCCGGTGCCGTGCGGGCGGGCGCGAGTGGGGGCCATCGGCCGTCGTGA